A genomic segment from Brevundimonas mediterranea encodes:
- a CDS encoding ABC transporter transmembrane domain-containing protein has protein sequence MTDQTAAPARSAAVSGRASGVGTAEGRPSAGALLMEQMSEAGEKRAKRRDIRPLARLIPFAMRHKGHALMAVFWLLLSTTASLGLTVLARGAIDHGFEAGGANLNRWFLLLGANALFLGLATAARYFYVTRTGERVIADVRKGLFGRILTLDPSFYAHMRTGEVLSRLTTDIALVETLMTTSVSYALRNFLTLIGGVALLFFVSPKLTGLVMLIVPFLLGPIFIFGRRVRKLTVASQDRFANAVGFAGESVDAIETVQAFGRERSAIARFGAAVEDAFAASLTRMRARAWMTALIIIVMFGGVTLVLWLGALDVVAGVMTPGALLQFVLLSVFAAGAVGALGESWGDVQKAAGAMERIEELMQATPDIAPPAQPVTLPSPPRGEVSMSAVGFSYPGRPDLPALKGFSLTVRPGETVALVGPSGAGKSTVFRLLLRFYDPQTGVVSVDGVDVRQADPVAVRDRFAWVSQETPLFSGSALENIRFGRETATLEEARAVADKAQALGFIDALPEGFDTPLGERGKSLSGGQRQRLAIARALVRDAPILLLDEATSALDAESERLVQIALDQAMEERTTIVIAHRLATVLRADRIVVMDDGRVVEEGTHDQLVAKGGLYARLAELQFRAG, from the coding sequence ATGACCGATCAAACCGCCGCTCCCGCCCGTTCCGCCGCCGTTTCGGGGCGCGCCTCCGGCGTCGGAACGGCCGAAGGCCGACCCAGCGCCGGGGCCCTGTTGATGGAGCAGATGTCCGAGGCGGGCGAGAAACGCGCCAAACGCCGCGACATTCGCCCCCTGGCGCGCCTGATCCCCTTCGCCATGCGCCACAAGGGCCATGCCCTGATGGCGGTCTTCTGGCTGCTGCTGTCCACCACCGCCTCGCTGGGGCTGACGGTCCTGGCCCGCGGGGCCATCGACCACGGGTTTGAGGCCGGCGGCGCCAATCTGAACCGGTGGTTCCTGCTGCTGGGCGCCAACGCCCTGTTCCTGGGCCTGGCCACCGCCGCCCGCTATTTCTACGTCACCCGCACGGGCGAGCGCGTCATCGCCGATGTCCGCAAGGGCTTGTTCGGCCGCATCCTGACGCTGGACCCGTCCTTCTACGCCCATATGCGCACCGGCGAGGTGCTGTCGCGCCTGACGACCGACATCGCCCTGGTCGAGACCCTGATGACCACCTCGGTCTCCTATGCCCTGCGCAACTTCCTGACCCTGATCGGCGGGGTCGCCCTGTTGTTCTTCGTCAGCCCCAAGCTGACGGGTCTGGTCATGCTGATCGTGCCCTTCCTGCTGGGCCCCATCTTCATCTTCGGCCGCCGGGTGCGCAAACTGACCGTCGCCTCTCAGGACCGGTTCGCCAACGCCGTCGGCTTCGCCGGCGAGAGCGTGGACGCGATCGAGACCGTCCAGGCCTTCGGCCGCGAACGCAGCGCCATCGCCCGCTTCGGCGCGGCGGTCGAGGACGCCTTCGCCGCCTCCCTGACCCGGATGCGGGCGCGGGCCTGGATGACCGCCCTGATCATCATCGTCATGTTCGGCGGCGTCACCCTGGTGCTGTGGCTGGGGGCGCTGGACGTGGTGGCGGGGGTGATGACGCCCGGCGCATTGCTTCAGTTCGTGCTGCTGTCGGTCTTCGCCGCCGGGGCGGTCGGCGCCCTGGGCGAAAGCTGGGGCGATGTCCAGAAGGCCGCCGGCGCCATGGAGCGGATCGAGGAGCTGATGCAGGCCACGCCCGACATCGCCCCGCCGGCCCAGCCTGTCACCTTGCCGTCGCCGCCGCGCGGCGAGGTGTCCATGTCCGCCGTCGGCTTCTCCTATCCCGGCCGTCCCGACCTGCCGGCCCTGAAGGGGTTCAGCCTGACCGTCCGTCCGGGCGAGACCGTGGCCCTGGTCGGTCCGTCGGGGGCGGGCAAGTCCACTGTCTTCCGCCTGTTGCTGCGCTTCTATGATCCCCAGACCGGCGTGGTCTCGGTCGACGGCGTCGATGTGCGCCAGGCTGATCCCGTCGCCGTGCGCGACCGCTTCGCCTGGGTGTCGCAGGAGACGCCGCTGTTCTCGGGTTCGGCCCTGGAGAACATCCGCTTCGGCCGCGAGACCGCCACCCTGGAAGAGGCCCGCGCCGTCGCCGACAAGGCCCAGGCCCTGGGCTTCATCGACGCCCTGCCGGAAGGTTTCGACACCCCGCTGGGCGAACGCGGCAAGAGCCTGTCGGGCGGTCAGCGCCAGCGTCTGGCCATCGCCCGCGCCCTGGTCCGCGACGCCCCCATCCTGCTGCTGGATGAGGCGACCAGCGCCCTGGACGCCGAAAGCGAACGCCTGGTCCAGATCGCCCTCGATCAGGCCATGGAAGAGCGCACCACCATCGTCATCGCCCACCGCCTGGCCACCGTGCTCCGCGCCGACCGCATCGTCGTCATGGACGACGGCCGCGTGGTGGAGGAGGGGACCCACGACCAACTGGTGGCCAAGGGCGGGCTTTACGCGCGGTTGGCCGAACTGCAGTTCCGCGCCGGATAG
- a CDS encoding glycerophosphodiester phosphodiesterase encodes MIRAIVTALALLVGTPAVAQPLIIAHRGASGERPEHTRAAYELAIEQGADVIEPDLVMSRDGVFIDRHENEISGTTDVADRPEFADRKTTKTIDGAAITGWFTEDFTLAELKTLRARERLPEFRPGNVAYDGQEPILTFDEVVAVAREASARTGRPIAVAPELKHPTYFAAIGLPMEDAFVGELERLGLTGADAPVIVQCFEVGPLKRLSQRIDVPLAQLVSAAGAPEDRPSQTYAQMITPEGLKAMAAYADWIAPEMTLVLPRDAEGRTTAPSALVTDAHAAGLKVVIWTLRAENAFLPAERRRGEGFADHGDMAGYAAAFAEAGVDAVFSDFPALARSR; translated from the coding sequence ATGATCCGCGCCATCGTCACCGCCCTCGCCCTGCTCGTTGGAACGCCCGCCGTGGCCCAGCCTCTGATCATCGCCCATCGCGGCGCGTCCGGCGAACGGCCGGAGCATACGCGCGCAGCCTATGAACTGGCGATCGAACAGGGCGCCGATGTAATCGAGCCGGACCTGGTGATGTCCAGGGACGGGGTCTTCATCGACCGGCACGAGAACGAGATCAGCGGTACGACCGACGTGGCCGACCGGCCCGAGTTCGCGGATCGCAAGACCACCAAGACCATCGACGGCGCGGCCATCACCGGATGGTTCACCGAGGACTTCACCCTGGCCGAGCTGAAGACCCTGCGGGCCAGGGAGCGGCTACCCGAGTTCCGGCCCGGCAATGTCGCCTATGACGGGCAAGAACCCATCCTGACCTTCGACGAGGTCGTGGCCGTCGCGCGCGAAGCCTCCGCCCGGACCGGCCGCCCCATCGCCGTGGCCCCCGAGCTGAAACACCCGACCTATTTCGCCGCCATCGGCCTGCCGATGGAGGACGCCTTCGTGGGCGAACTGGAGCGGCTGGGCCTGACCGGCGCCGACGCGCCCGTCATCGTCCAGTGTTTCGAGGTCGGACCGCTGAAGCGGCTGTCGCAGAGGATCGACGTCCCGCTGGCGCAACTGGTCAGCGCAGCCGGCGCGCCGGAGGACCGGCCGTCGCAGACCTACGCCCAGATGATCACGCCCGAAGGCCTGAAGGCCATGGCCGCCTATGCCGACTGGATCGCGCCGGAGATGACCCTGGTCCTGCCGCGCGACGCCGAAGGCCGCACGACCGCGCCCAGCGCCCTGGTCACGGACGCCCATGCGGCGGGGCTGAAGGTGGTGATCTGGACCCTGCGGGCCGAGAACGCCTTCCTCCCGGCCGAGCGGCGGCGGGGCGAAGGGTTCGCCGACCATGGCGACATGGCGGGCTACGCCGCCGCCTTCGCGGAGGCGGGTGTGGACGCCGTCTTCTCCGACTTCCCGGCCCTGGCGCGATCCAGGTAG
- a CDS encoding inositol monophosphatase family protein, protein MALASALLQVMLDAVRKTARPMLRDFGEVSQLQVSRKGPGDFVTTADLRAEDTLYELLMKARPGYGFLGEERGMIEGTDKSHTWIVDPIDGTTNFMHAMPHFAVTVGLERRAPDGSSEIVAGVTYNPVMNELFWAEKGKGCYLNDQRIRVAGRRDLSESLVATGLPFIGKPGHAQAIKDIHAIGQRVAGIRRLGSAALDFAWVAAGRYDAYYERGLKPWDVAAGILFVTEAGGSVTTIEADGDPKTGVSVLASNSELHPQLRKVLQAS, encoded by the coding sequence ATGGCCCTCGCTTCCGCCCTGCTCCAAGTCATGCTCGACGCGGTGCGCAAGACCGCACGCCCCATGCTGCGCGACTTCGGCGAGGTGTCGCAGCTTCAGGTGTCGAGGAAGGGGCCGGGCGATTTCGTCACGACCGCCGACCTGCGCGCCGAAGACACCCTGTACGAACTGCTGATGAAGGCCCGCCCGGGCTACGGCTTCCTGGGTGAAGAGCGCGGCATGATCGAGGGGACCGACAAGTCCCACACCTGGATCGTCGATCCCATCGACGGCACCACCAACTTCATGCACGCCATGCCGCATTTCGCCGTCACGGTGGGGCTGGAGCGCAGGGCGCCCGACGGTTCGAGCGAGATCGTGGCCGGCGTGACCTACAACCCCGTGATGAACGAGCTGTTCTGGGCCGAGAAGGGCAAGGGCTGCTATCTGAACGACCAGCGGATCCGCGTCGCCGGCCGTCGCGACCTGTCGGAGAGCCTGGTCGCCACGGGCCTGCCCTTCATCGGCAAGCCGGGCCACGCCCAGGCCATCAAGGACATCCACGCCATCGGCCAGCGCGTCGCCGGCATCCGCCGCCTCGGCTCGGCCGCCCTGGACTTCGCCTGGGTCGCGGCCGGCCGCTACGACGCCTATTACGAGCGCGGCCTGAAGCCCTGGGACGTGGCGGCGGGCATCCTGTTCGTCACCGAGGCCGGCGGGTCGGTGACCACCATCGAGGCGGACGGCGATCCCAAGACGGGCGTGTCGGTTCTGGCCAGCAACAGCGAACTGCATCCGCAGCTGCGCAAGGTGCTGCAGGCGTCCTGA
- the efp gene encoding elongation factor P, translating to MKINGNTIKPGMVLQHNGGLWVVTKASHVKPGKGGAFANVEAKNLETGNKLNERFRSEDKVERVTLEQKDFSYLFDNGDSLVFMDDATYEQIELQKDWVGEERIPYLQEGMKVIIEMHEERPIGLELPDQVVLEVAETEPTVKGQTASSSYKPAIASNGVRIMIPPYMSAGERIIVDTTSGEYVRRAD from the coding sequence ATGAAGATCAACGGCAACACCATCAAGCCCGGCATGGTCCTGCAGCACAATGGCGGCCTGTGGGTCGTCACCAAGGCCAGCCACGTCAAGCCCGGCAAGGGCGGCGCCTTCGCCAACGTCGAGGCCAAGAACCTCGAGACCGGCAACAAGCTGAACGAACGCTTCCGGTCGGAAGACAAGGTCGAGCGCGTCACGCTGGAGCAGAAGGACTTCTCCTATCTGTTCGACAACGGCGACAGCCTGGTCTTCATGGACGACGCCACCTACGAGCAGATCGAGCTGCAGAAGGACTGGGTCGGCGAAGAGCGGATCCCCTATCTGCAAGAGGGCATGAAGGTGATCATCGAGATGCACGAAGAGCGTCCGATCGGCCTGGAGCTGCCGGATCAGGTCGTGCTGGAAGTCGCCGAAACCGAGCCGACCGTGAAGGGACAGACGGCCTCGTCCTCGTACAAGCCCGCCATCGCCTCGAACGGCGTGCGGATCATGATCCCGCCCTATATGTCGGCCGGTGAACGCATCATCGTCGACACGACCAGCGGCGAATACGTCCGCCGCGCGGACTAA
- a CDS encoding tryptophan-rich sensory protein, translating to MTDIDDAIDDVRDAAVDLLNSEGRSAGHVAMGVALTVGFALLATGIASGALRPKRSLRQVRDRDLPITEKPHGAFSLILPAVFSATTLSAVRVWNAPPARERTRAMGLWVAAQTVNAVWLGLRPSSMWKQVLAAMSSAGLAAAFAHEARKLDEGAGKMAAPTGSGVRMGNLLHRKADDVSGGRSLH from the coding sequence ATGACTGACATCGACGACGCCATTGATGATGTGCGCGACGCAGCTGTGGACCTGCTGAACAGCGAGGGGCGCAGCGCCGGGCATGTGGCCATGGGCGTCGCCCTGACGGTGGGGTTCGCCTTGCTGGCGACGGGCATAGCCTCTGGCGCGCTGAGGCCGAAACGGTCCTTGAGACAGGTTCGCGACCGCGACCTGCCGATCACCGAGAAGCCCCACGGCGCCTTCAGTCTGATCCTTCCTGCGGTGTTCTCGGCCACCACCCTGTCGGCCGTGCGTGTCTGGAACGCCCCGCCGGCGCGCGAGCGGACCAGGGCCATGGGCCTGTGGGTCGCGGCCCAGACCGTCAACGCCGTCTGGCTGGGCCTGCGCCCGTCGTCGATGTGGAAACAGGTGCTGGCGGCCATGTCGTCCGCGGGCCTGGCCGCCGCCTTCGCCCACGAGGCGCGCAAGCTGGACGAAGGGGCGGGCAAGATGGCGGCGCCGACCGGATCGGGCGTACGGATGGGCAATCTGCTTCATCGCAAGGCGGACGACGTCTCGGGCGGCCGCAGCCTGCATTAG
- a CDS encoding helix-turn-helix domain-containing protein → MPVRVTLNDLMVRKGLKARDVAAQVGLSETQFSLFRSGKVKGIRFSTLSRLCAVLECRPGDLLDYDFDPREMEPVEPEEV, encoded by the coding sequence ATGCCCGTTCGCGTGACCCTGAATGATCTGATGGTCCGCAAGGGCCTGAAGGCGCGCGATGTCGCCGCCCAGGTCGGCCTGAGCGAAACCCAGTTCTCCCTGTTCCGGTCCGGCAAGGTGAAGGGCATTCGCTTCAGCACCCTGTCGCGACTATGCGCCGTTCTGGAGTGTCGCCCCGGCGATTTGCTGGACTATGATTTCGATCCGCGCGAGATGGAACCGGTCGAGCCGGAAGAGGTCTGA
- a CDS encoding ABC transporter ATP-binding protein — MFGRRCAVDSVSMTAPKHAVYGFLGRNGAGKTTTMKMLIGLLRPTSGVARVCGVDVAQDRRGAARKIGVLLEAHGFYAHLSGRENLDLTRRLLGLAATEIDRVLEVVGMTRDGGRRVGDYSLGMRQRLGIARALLGSPPVLMLDEPTNGLDPDGIADMRLFLRELPIRTGATVLLSSHLLGEIEQTATHVGVIHEGRLVVEGELARLKAELAPEIGLRVDDPARARAVLQSLDLTLSEDAEGLVARLRPGNDHDQVCAALNRELVAAGVAVFAIGARARSLEGVYRAASALSQSRFAESV, encoded by the coding sequence ATGTTCGGCCGTCGTTGTGCGGTGGACTCGGTGTCCATGACGGCGCCCAAGCATGCGGTCTATGGGTTCCTGGGGCGCAACGGCGCCGGCAAGACCACGACGATGAAGATGCTGATCGGGCTGTTGCGACCCACCTCGGGCGTGGCTCGGGTCTGCGGCGTCGACGTCGCGCAGGATCGCAGGGGTGCGGCCCGCAAGATCGGCGTCCTCCTGGAGGCGCACGGCTTCTACGCCCACCTGTCGGGACGAGAAAACCTGGACCTCACGCGCCGGCTTCTTGGTCTTGCGGCGACCGAGATCGACAGGGTGCTGGAGGTCGTCGGCATGACACGCGACGGCGGACGCCGGGTCGGCGACTATTCGCTGGGCATGCGTCAGAGGCTCGGCATAGCGCGCGCCCTGCTGGGGTCCCCGCCGGTGCTGATGCTGGACGAACCGACGAACGGGCTGGACCCCGACGGGATCGCCGACATGCGCCTGTTTCTGCGCGAACTGCCGATCCGCACGGGGGCGACCGTCCTTCTGTCCAGCCACCTGCTCGGCGAGATCGAACAGACCGCCACCCACGTGGGCGTGATTCACGAAGGCCGACTGGTGGTCGAGGGCGAACTGGCCAGGCTGAAGGCCGAACTGGCGCCCGAGATCGGCTTGCGCGTCGATGACCCGGCGCGCGCGCGGGCGGTGCTGCAGTCGCTGGATCTGACCCTGAGCGAAGACGCGGAGGGCCTTGTGGCGCGGCTGCGTCCCGGCAACGATCACGACCAGGTCTGCGCTGCTCTGAACCGCGAGCTGGTGGCCGCAGGCGTGGCTGTGTTCGCCATCGGCGCCCGCGCCCGTTCGCTGGAGGGCGTCTATCGCGCCGCTTCCGCCCTGTCCCAATCCCGCTTTGCGGAGTCCGTCTGA
- a CDS encoding ABC transporter permease, translating into MLAVLSVEIRKLNRSLALVLAATAPALIAVFAFSMLLRSETPWEWERWIGSATAIWAYFMMPMCVTALTALVAHMEHGPRSWDHLRALPVPRWTLYASKAVCVIGLVLIMSAAVLAMTIGAVILGGLIKPEAAAAGGLDLAAHAWILAKIAAAAVLMIALQFWTAIRFASFVPGLVLGIGGTFFAVVATSAKEGVFMPWQMPVNILATEAWRVQTALTLGGGLGLVVLAAAVIHLARREG; encoded by the coding sequence ATGCTCGCCGTTCTGTCCGTCGAAATCCGCAAGCTGAACCGGTCACTGGCCCTTGTGTTGGCCGCGACCGCTCCGGCTCTGATCGCCGTCTTCGCCTTTTCAATGCTGCTGCGGTCCGAGACGCCTTGGGAATGGGAGAGGTGGATCGGCAGCGCCACGGCGATCTGGGCCTATTTCATGATGCCCATGTGCGTCACCGCCCTGACCGCCCTGGTCGCCCATATGGAGCATGGGCCGCGCAGCTGGGATCACCTGCGCGCCCTGCCTGTCCCACGCTGGACCCTCTATGCGTCAAAGGCGGTCTGCGTGATCGGCCTGGTGCTGATCATGAGCGCGGCCGTGCTGGCCATGACGATCGGGGCCGTGATCCTCGGCGGCCTCATCAAGCCGGAGGCGGCGGCGGCTGGAGGACTGGACCTCGCGGCTCATGCCTGGATCCTGGCCAAGATCGCGGCGGCCGCCGTTCTGATGATCGCCCTTCAGTTCTGGACGGCGATCCGGTTCGCCAGCTTCGTGCCCGGCCTTGTGCTGGGCATCGGCGGAACCTTCTTCGCCGTGGTGGCGACCTCGGCGAAAGAGGGCGTATTCATGCCCTGGCAGATGCCGGTGAACATCCTGGCGACCGAGGCGTGGCGCGTTCAGACCGCCTTGACCCTGGGCGGCGGTCTGGGTCTCGTCGTCCTCGCGGCGGCGGTGATCCACCTGGCCCGCCGCGAGGGCTGA
- the bfr gene encoding bacterioferritin has product MKGDPAILRTLNAVLTNELTAVNQYFLHARMFESWGLAHLGHVIYEESIGEMKHADMLIKRILFLDGLPNLQDLHKLKVGEDPIECLGADLQLELDSRVATAAAVTLCEETRDYVSRDLLMKILADTEEHIDFLENQHKLIELMGAQNYLQSAMKEIVTDNSATGG; this is encoded by the coding sequence ATGAAGGGCGACCCCGCTATCCTCCGCACGCTGAACGCGGTGCTCACCAACGAGCTGACGGCGGTGAACCAGTATTTCCTGCATGCGCGCATGTTCGAAAGCTGGGGCCTGGCTCATCTGGGCCACGTCATCTACGAAGAATCGATCGGCGAGATGAAACACGCCGACATGCTGATCAAACGCATCCTCTTCCTGGACGGCCTGCCGAATCTGCAGGATTTGCACAAGCTGAAGGTCGGCGAGGATCCGATCGAATGCCTGGGCGCCGACCTGCAACTCGAGCTGGACAGCCGCGTCGCGACCGCCGCCGCCGTGACCCTGTGCGAAGAGACCCGCGACTACGTCAGCCGCGACCTGCTGATGAAGATCCTGGCCGACACCGAGGAACACATCGACTTCCTGGAAAACCAGCACAAGCTGATCGAACTGATGGGCGCGCAGAACTATCTGCAGTCGGCCATGAAGGAAATCGTCACCGACAACAGCGCCACCGGCGGCTGA
- a CDS encoding (2Fe-2S)-binding protein, whose protein sequence is MYVCNCNGLRKRDVAQAIEAGACRPRDIFASHQCQAQCAKCVCEMRQMIQDSREAFAMAAE, encoded by the coding sequence GTGTACGTCTGTAACTGCAATGGTCTTCGCAAGCGGGATGTGGCCCAGGCCATCGAGGCCGGCGCCTGTCGGCCGCGCGACATCTTCGCCAGCCACCAGTGCCAAGCCCAATGCGCCAAATGCGTCTGCGAGATGCGCCAGATGATCCAGGACAGCCGCGAAGCCTTCGCTATGGCGGCTGAATAG
- the thiE gene encoding thiamine phosphate synthase, with product MARTPTVPDRPPCRLYLITPPAIPDLDAFAATLDEALGAGDVAALQIRLKPADDAAICAAVERLAPIARRHGVAVLLNDRPDLAKAAGCDGVHIGQEDGSLAEARRILGPDAMIGVTCHDDRDLAWDAAEGGADYVAFGAFYPTDTKTTVHRPGLEILTVWQETVETPCVAIGGITVETAAEVARAGADFIAVSAGVWSYDAGPASAVKDFNHRLNN from the coding sequence ATGGCCAGAACCCCGACCGTTCCCGACCGCCCGCCCTGCCGGCTGTATCTGATCACCCCGCCCGCGATTCCCGATCTGGACGCCTTCGCCGCGACCCTGGACGAGGCCCTGGGCGCCGGCGACGTGGCCGCCCTGCAGATTCGGCTCAAGCCCGCCGACGACGCCGCCATCTGCGCGGCCGTTGAGCGACTGGCGCCGATCGCGCGGCGTCATGGGGTGGCGGTCCTGCTGAACGACCGACCCGATCTGGCGAAGGCCGCGGGCTGCGACGGGGTTCATATCGGGCAGGAGGACGGTTCGCTGGCCGAGGCGCGGCGCATCCTGGGGCCGGACGCCATGATCGGCGTGACCTGCCACGACGACCGCGACCTGGCCTGGGACGCGGCCGAGGGCGGGGCGGATTATGTCGCCTTCGGCGCCTTCTATCCGACCGACACCAAGACGACGGTCCACCGACCCGGTCTGGAGATCCTGACGGTCTGGCAGGAGACCGTCGAGACGCCCTGCGTCGCCATCGGCGGAATCACCGTCGAGACGGCGGCGGAGGTGGCGCGTGCGGGCGCAGATTTCATCGCCGTCAGCGCCGGGGTCTGGTCCTATGACGCAGGTCCAGCTTCAGCGGTTAAGGACTTCAATCATAGATTGAATAATTAG
- a CDS encoding sensor histidine kinase, protein MPLSRVLDIDVAAPPTQPSAARMRAAEPSSGDVFAHPLIPVMTGVAVAVLAAVSIGWAHSLGLISGLWGVCGVAVAVWLRTGRGRRHDVAFATVLMISILIGELIAGYKPMLSLLFALANMVEIIGAVLLARRFAPTLNVSSLNGVARFLICTAALAPIPAGVFASIALAPFGSGDVLETFQTWWFGHALGLAVIGTLGLSLTWSTLARLTRPGALLEAGLLLAGVLAVQFFGLTGRAEIGVAMIPLLLGVAVRLGVAGTAFSLLVVTLLSVGGAMLGYGPHIETLSRSEQVLAAQLQVLVGYMPILLVAALLEERDRLSERARSGQVRAEQASEAKSRLLANVAHEIKSPVAGVIGIGNLWSTGQLGPVTPQQTEMADVLVKTARQVEALAHDLLDVARAESGAVKVDLRPTDIPGLLEDVRRAAMLRSEAQSVDVQVVCEGDGLIAVADSQRLAQVIDNLTSNALKYGGSGGRVILRALRADQHIRIEVVDFGPGLSSQKQSQLFEPFNRLGLERSSVEGHGVGLAIAKRLVELQGGAIGVISSPGEGATFWVNLPHA, encoded by the coding sequence ATGCCCCTGAGCCGTGTGCTCGACATCGATGTCGCGGCGCCGCCGACGCAGCCGTCGGCCGCGCGCATGCGCGCGGCTGAGCCGAGCAGCGGCGATGTCTTCGCCCACCCCTTGATTCCCGTGATGACCGGCGTGGCTGTCGCTGTTCTGGCGGCGGTGTCCATCGGCTGGGCCCATAGTCTGGGGCTCATCTCGGGACTTTGGGGCGTGTGCGGGGTGGCGGTCGCCGTCTGGCTTCGGACCGGGCGGGGGCGGCGTCACGACGTGGCCTTCGCCACCGTCCTGATGATCAGCATCCTGATCGGCGAGTTGATCGCCGGCTACAAGCCCATGCTGTCCCTGCTGTTCGCCCTGGCGAACATGGTGGAGATCATCGGGGCGGTTCTTCTGGCGCGCCGCTTCGCCCCGACGCTGAACGTGTCCAGCCTGAACGGCGTGGCGCGGTTTCTCATTTGCACCGCGGCTCTCGCGCCGATCCCGGCGGGCGTGTTCGCGTCGATCGCCTTGGCGCCGTTCGGCTCGGGCGACGTGCTGGAGACGTTTCAGACCTGGTGGTTCGGTCATGCGCTGGGTCTGGCCGTCATAGGCACGCTCGGCTTGTCTCTGACCTGGTCCACCCTGGCCCGTCTCACCCGCCCCGGCGCGCTGTTGGAGGCCGGCCTGTTGCTGGCGGGCGTGCTGGCTGTCCAGTTCTTCGGCCTGACCGGCCGTGCTGAGATCGGTGTGGCGATGATCCCCTTGTTGCTCGGGGTCGCGGTCCGACTCGGCGTCGCGGGCACGGCCTTCAGCCTGCTGGTCGTCACCCTGCTGTCGGTCGGGGGCGCCATGCTCGGCTACGGTCCCCATATCGAGACCCTGAGCCGGTCGGAACAGGTTCTGGCGGCCCAGCTCCAGGTTCTGGTCGGCTATATGCCGATCCTGCTGGTCGCGGCCCTTCTGGAGGAGCGCGACCGTCTGTCCGAACGGGCGCGATCCGGGCAGGTCCGGGCGGAGCAAGCCTCGGAGGCCAAGTCGCGCCTGCTCGCCAATGTGGCGCATGAGATCAAGAGCCCGGTCGCCGGCGTGATCGGCATCGGCAATCTGTGGTCGACCGGCCAACTCGGGCCTGTCACGCCCCAGCAGACGGAAATGGCGGACGTGCTGGTCAAGACCGCGCGACAGGTGGAGGCGCTGGCCCACGACCTGCTCGATGTGGCGCGAGCCGAGTCCGGCGCGGTCAAGGTCGATCTGCGGCCGACGGATATTCCCGGCCTGCTGGAAGACGTCAGGCGTGCAGCCATGCTCAGGTCGGAAGCCCAGTCGGTGGATGTGCAGGTGGTCTGCGAGGGCGACGGTCTGATCGCGGTGGCCGATTCCCAGCGACTGGCGCAGGTGATCGACAATCTGACCAGCAACGCCCTCAAATACGGCGGCTCGGGCGGGCGGGTGATTCTGCGGGCGCTTCGTGCGGACCAGCATATCCGCATCGAGGTGGTCGATTTCGGCCCGGGCCTGTCCTCGCAGAAGCAATCGCAGCTGTTCGAGCCCTTCAACCGTCTGGGACTGGAGCGATCCAGCGTGGAGGGCCACGGCGTCGGTCTGGCCATCGCCAAACGACTGGTCGAACTGCAGGGCGGCGCCATCGGCGTGATCTCGAGCCCCGGCGAGGGCGCGACCTTCTGGGTGAATCTGCCGCACGCCTGA
- a CDS encoding VOC family protein: protein MREDGKLDYLELPAASLPETKEFYSRAFGWTFVDYGPTYAAFDQGLDGGFDADQAERTKTPLPILYAHDLEAMQAKVQGAGGVILKPIYAFPGGRRFHFADPAGTEMAVWSEN from the coding sequence GTGCGTGAAGACGGAAAACTGGACTACCTCGAACTGCCCGCCGCCAGCCTGCCCGAAACCAAGGAATTCTACAGCCGGGCCTTCGGCTGGACCTTCGTCGACTACGGCCCGACCTACGCCGCCTTCGACCAGGGACTGGATGGAGGGTTCGACGCCGACCAAGCCGAGCGGACCAAGACGCCCCTGCCCATCCTTTACGCCCACGATCTGGAAGCCATGCAGGCCAAGGTCCAGGGGGCGGGCGGCGTGATCCTGAAGCCGATCTACGCCTTTCCCGGCGGCCGGCGGTTCCACTTCGCCGATCCGGCGGGAACCGAAATGGCGGTCTGGTCCGAAAACTGA